ACAGCATCAACGTCGCAGCCTGCCAGTGCGACCGCGGGACACGCCAGGTCTTCGTCAACAGGACCTCCGGAATGTGATCGAGTCGGTCACTGAAGAACCGCGGGTCCGCGCCCGTATACTCGTTCACGACTTGCAACGGGTCGCCGGCAACGATTGCGGTGTCTGCAGCTGCAACCCAACGCTCACACACCTGCGCCATGAGCGGTGTCACGTCGTGGTACTCGTCCACGACAACCGCCTTCGTCGGCGGTAGCGGACCGTTCACGGCTGCTTCTAACAGTTCGCCGAACTCCGTCAGACCGGCTTCCTGCTTGAACGCCTCCCACCGCTCATAGATCTGGGGGACGTCGACGCCCGGCCATTCTTCCTTGAGGTCGGTGTACTTCGGCACTTCGTACAGATCGCTCTTGTCCGCCGGGTCAAGCAGGTTATCACGAGCGTATTCGATGACTTTGAACAACAGCTCACCGCGCGACGTGCTCCACGGCGCTGAACTGTACTTGATGTCCAGTACTTCACTGCAGAAGTACCATTTCTCGTATCCCGTCACGGCTGGACCGAGCCCGGAATCCGTGTTCTCATCGTGACGACCGCTGAGAAGCCCTGTAACGCGGTTCGCCGCGGCATGTGCGGTCGTCCACATTTCTAACTCGTCTTCTTCATCGAGGATTCCCCATGACTTGAGACGCGCTTCGATTTCACCGGCAAGTGAACGACGGTACGTCATGATCGTGATATCACGGGGGTCGATGTTGTGTTCCTCTATAAGCACAGCAACGCGGAGGCACATCTGCGTCGTCTTACCCGTGCCGGGCGGCCCGTTCAGGCGGATTGTCGCGTCTGCAGGGTGCGTCTCCCCGCCTTTGATTTTCGCGTCCTTCAGGTCCGCCGGGAGGCCCTTGCGGACGGATTCAGGCGGACGGGCGTCTTCGTAGTCGGTGACTTCGTCGTAGTCAGTAGGTGCTCGTGGCATTACTCGTCACCCCCGTCTTCGGGCGTGTATGACCGGATTTTCCCGGGTTCATGGTCGTCGCTGTCTTCGTCACTTCCAGGCAGTGAACCGCCCGAGTCACCGTTTACAACCTCGTCGGTGTCGCCGGTCTCGTCCGGTTCACTGGCGCTGTCACCATCCTCCTCGTTACCGTGGTTATCCATGCGGTCCATCGTGGACCCTGACGCCTCCTGCTGGTAGGCATCCTCGCTAACTTCGAATGCGTCACCGGACAGATACCAGAACGTCTGCCAATTCCCGTGAACGGTCGTTGACTTCGACACCTTGTCACCAGCTGTTGACGTGCCTGTAAGTTCACGCGCGGAGATTTCAGCCTGCAGCGCCCGGTCGGTGATTTCGTGGGTCGATGTGATGGACGCAATCGCCTCCCTCGGCACGACAACCTCAGAGTTCGCCGGGGGTTCATCGTCCACGTACACACCGCCGTTCTCAACAGCATCCTTGCGGTCTCCGTACGCGACAGTGTTACTCACGTAGTTCTTCAACGCCTGCATCGCTGCCGTCCGTGCACCCGTCTCTTCTTCAACGACTTCACCAACGCTCTCGATAACATCGCCGATGAAGTTGTCCCACTCAACTTCTTCACTCTCCGCTCGGTCAGGGTATTCGCCTTCCTGAGCGGCTGTGTAGGCCTTCCACAGAACCCGTCCTTCGAAGAATGTCGATTGAGTGACCGTGAGACGCGTCCCGTTCGCATCGTTGAATTTCAGGACGTATTCGGTCTCTTCGGTGGATGACTTGTCTGTCGTAACCTTCTTCGTCACACCGACAAGCGTCTCCTCAATGAGGTCTGAGAAGATGATCACTTCACCGTCATCGATCTTCTTCTCAGTTTCGAGGTCATCAATCTCATCTAACCAGATTTGGCGGACGTTCTTCCGCGACACGCCGCTTTTCGTGTCACTTAGCTGGTTGAGGTACGCTTTCGCCATCGAGTGCAGACCCGTGGCTTCGTCGCCGGCTTCGACTTCGATCGCTGCGAAGGTCTGAGCTGCATCCATGCAGACTTGCATCGCGTCGCCAGCGTTGTCTGCGTCCTTCACAGCTTCCTCGTACTGCGAGAACTGCGCGCCCAGCTTCGCAGTGGGTGTGTCCTCTGATGGGCCCGAGATGTCGTCGGGCATGTCTCCTCCCGCTGCCATCAGGCCCCACCGCCGTTGATACCGTCGTTTACTCCGTGCTGTTCGTCGCTGCGTCCGTCCGTTGTAGGACGATTTTTAAGTTTTCGTGTCGTACGTTGCATTGGTACTCGCGGACCGCATGGATTGGTTGATTGGCGGAAACGATCCGTCTCGCAGACGCACATCCATCGAGGTCAGGTGAACCCGCGGTACCAGGGCGGGAGGGTGGTTCCCTCCCTGCCTGTCCTTTCATACGAACGCTGGTTAGGCGCTCGTCCAGGCCCGCGTTTTCACTGCTTATCCTCTGTTAAGGACCTGGTGCTTATAAGTATTTGGGGGGCAAATATACAAATAAGGAATGACCATGACCGCTCAACACCCCTCGCTGCTTGATACCGATCAAGAAATCCTCGAACTCCTCAACGAGGAAAGCAGACAAACACCGAGCATGCTCCTCAAATCCGTAGCCTCCACGGACTCGAAACAGTACGTCCAAAACAGACTCAAACACCTCCGCGACAACGATCTGGTACAAAGAGCTGACCGGGGGATCTACGAACTCACCACGCTCGGTGAACGCGCGGCTGGTAACCTCGATATGTATCGAGAGGATCGAGGGGGGTTCTGGCGCTTGCTGCAGGGTTGAGGACTGCATCGATTGATGGCACAGGATTACAACCAACTGGCGCACTTAAAGGCTCGCAGCATGCCGACGCCTCCCGACCGTTAACAACACTCTATTCTCCGTGGTGAAGTTCTGATATTCGCTGGCCGTGAGGTATCACCTTTCGCGCGTATAGTGTAGTGGGTGCTGTCGCCAGAGTACCCTCCCCAAATTATCAGAATACTAACCACCAATTCACATCAATTACACTACAACAATTGGTACTCACATTTCTTATAATTTGGGCGCGCTCTCCCAGCGACAGCACCCCCAATATAGTAGGGGAAGAAGTTGGAGGTATCGATGGGAAGGGCGCGGCGGCTGCCGCGCTCGTTGTGGACGGATGAACGTCAGCGTCTGGATCGGTGGTCACGGTGCTCCTGCACGCGTGCGCGCGTGGCGGGGTGTGCTGGCTCGATGAGGGGCGTGACACGTGTCCTGACTGCAGCGTGTTGCGCGGCGTGTGAGCGCCTATGTGGGGTCGCGTGGGACCGGAGAGAGAGTGTGTGACCTGCGTGTCGTGGCAGCGGTGGTACGCTACCGCTCTGTCATCACGCGCTTCTCGTTATAGGTTTTCTCCCCTCCAGCTGGTGAGCGCTGGCGATATGTGAGCGTTGACAGGTTCGTGTCGATCGTGTCTGCGCTGACGTCGTCTGCACCCCAGGCGGGTGTGCGTGACACTGATCGTGACCGCGGGTATGTTCTCGAAGCCCAGTGGCGCGTGAGCGTCGCTCACTCCGTGCGCCCATAACACTTCGCCCTGACCCATCTCAGATATCTAACACAGGAGGTAAATCCTCTCCTATACACCAAACACCATCTTCGGACGTAAGAACCCTGTCAGAAAGTCCCTGAGAGGTGTCATTATACCCGGTATCCCGACAAAAAAGCTTTTTCAAGCAATTCTAAGCCCTGGCACGGAAAACACCCTCTCAGAACACTCAGTTAACTGAGATGGAGGGGGTGAATCGGGGGTTCAGAAACCCACCAATTGATACAGTAAATGAAGTCTGCCATGAGAGGGGTGAAAATCACTCTATTGAAAATCGTACCCTGTCAAGAAGAAATATACCATGTCAAGAACCACTGTCATTTATACTTCTATGGGTGTTATAACCAAACACAATGGCCCCGGACAAAGATTACAAAACAATCACCACGATCATCTACGTGACCGGTGATTCCCCCACAGAACGCAAAGACGATCTGCGCGCGTGTCTCTCTCACGCCACTAACCATACTGGTGAAACATGGCTCACTGAGCCCTCCCTCACGAAAAATACAGATAACGCAGCGCAAGCAATCGAGAACGAAACACCAGGGAACTCAGTGACAATCGAAGAAGTAGACTGGCACGCCCCCATTAACCAGCTCCTCATCTGCCACGACAAAACCACGACGAAAAACGGACTGAACGGTATGATGCAGGGCGCAACGAAAAGCAATCAACCATACTCCCTCATCGTCGTCCACCCCGACGAACTCATTGACCGCGCACATGGAGCCGACCGCATTCAACAGCTCGTGGGCAGCGCGGTGGACGTACACCTGGCTGAGGCAGGTATGATAATCACATCCGATACTGCTATCGAGGGTGCGACGAAACGCGCGCTCACCACACTCAGCGATGCCATGCATCCCTCGCATGACCACGATAGTGACGCCACGTACGCATGGAGTGGCGGCCGTCCGCCGTTGGGGTTCGATGTGAAGGATGGGAGGTTGGTAGAGACTGATGAGTACGATCGTATCTGTACTGTGCTCCAGCAGGTTCGTGATTCAGAAACCAGTAAGCGTCGTGCTGCAAAGCGTCTCGGGTGTTCGCGTGGGACGATCATTAACGCGCTGGAGGATCGTCCGTCGATGTACGGGCTGGCGTGAGGGGGTCTGGGGTGCCTGCCCGCATGCGGTCACAGCCAGTTGATCCGTTCCCTCCGTTGTCGCATTTTGGATTTCGAATCCCTGTGATCGTATCTTTCCTCAATGATGTCTGTACCGACGTTCATCCGATCGCTGACGACGTCTGCAGGGACATCTGACGAGAGATAATCGGTGATCGCCCCGTGACGGATCGAGTGCGGAGCAGTGCTGGACGGGCACTTACTCGCGGTCATATTGTTCATCGCCTCGCACTCGTCTGGGTCCCGATCGTGCGGGCAGTCACCGCCGTTAAACGTACACGGGCGGGTGACTCGGTACACGTTGAGTCGGATCGTGTTCTTCGTGATTCTCCCGAATTCCGTCGTTAGAAGCGGGTCTCTGCGGTGGTCGTCCTGCACGTCGTGACGGTGATGCTCGATGTGGTCATCGATAATCCTGCAGGTACGCGTGCTGACAGCGACCGCGCGCTCCCCTTTTCGCTTGTTCTTTAGTGGGGTGTCGGTGTCTGGGTTGTGTCGGAGTTCGATGTATTCGTCTCGCGGGTGGTAGTGTTGCAGGTCGATTGCTCGTGCTGCGCCCATCCGCATCCCGGTCTCCCAGAGGATACGGAAGATGACGTGTTGTAGGCTCGCGTACTGGTATTTATCGAGGTGCTGTAGGATTTGCTCGGCCTTCTGCCGGGAGACTGTGTCGGTGCCTCTCGCGCCCGGGTCTGCGAGGGATGGGGAGTTGACCGTTTCATCGAGGCCGTCGATGCATCCGTTGATGCTGACGCAGAACCGCAAGAAGACACGGAGCGTATCTAGGTTCGATTTGAGTGTTACGTCACTCACCGTCTGTTTCCGGTGGATTTTGAAGCGTTGAACATCGCGGCCGGTGACGTCGTTCAAGTTGTCAATATCTTCTTGGTCGCACCATTCCACGAAGCGTTGTAGCCTGTATCCGTGGCTTTGGAGCGTTGCGTCTGAGAGTTCGCGTTCTCGATCTTGTTTGTACAGTTCAACTGCGTCGCGCGGTGTGAGGGGTTCAAGCCCGTCGTCGTGTGGTTGTGCCATTGTGTTCTCGGCACGGGCGGGTTTGCGGGCCGGGATTAGCTTGAGCGCGCCCTGCCGGTGAA
The genomic region above belongs to Halostella salina and contains:
- a CDS encoding tyrosine-type recombinase/integrase, with protein sequence MAQPHDDGLEPLTPRDAVELYKQDRERELSDATLQSHGYRLQRFVEWCDQEDIDNLNDVTGRDVQRFKIHRKQTVSDVTLKSNLDTLRVFLRFCVSINGCIDGLDETVNSPSLADPGARGTDTVSRQKAEQILQHLDKYQYASLQHVIFRILWETGMRMGAARAIDLQHYHPRDEYIELRHNPDTDTPLKNKRKGERAVAVSTRTCRIIDDHIEHHRHDVQDDHRRDPLLTTEFGRITKNTIRLNVYRVTRPCTFNGGDCPHDRDPDECEAMNNMTASKCPSSTAPHSIRHGAITDYLSSDVPADVVSDRMNVGTDIIEERYDHRDSKSKMRQRRERINWL